The DNA segment TCTCTGTCATGGGGCAGGCAATAAGGGAAGATGCCGGTCGCGGTTGCTATAATTTGGCTCCATCATAAACGCCAGCCCCCGATGAACCAAGCCATCAAGCCGTCCACTGCCAGCGTCCATGACGATGCTCGCGTCACAGGCATGGGCCGTCAGGTGCTCGAAATCGAAGCGGCCGCCGTCGCGGCGCTGGCGCGGCGGATCGGGCCCGAGTTCTGCGCCGCCGTCGCGCTGATACTCGAAAGCCGCGGCCGCGTGGTGGTCAGCGGCATCGGCAAGTCCGGCCATATTGCCCGCAAGCTGGCCGCCACCTTCGCCAGCACCGGCACGCCGGCCTATTTCGTTCATGCGGCCGAAGCCGTGCATGGCGACCTGGGCATGATCACCCGCGACGATGTCCTGATCGCGATTTCCAATTCCGGCGAGAACGACGAACTGCTGACCATCGTGCCGCTGGTGAAGCGCCTGGGAGGCAAGCTGATCGCCATCACCGGCAACGAGACCTCATCCCTGGCGCAGGAAGCCGACATCCACCTCGATGCCCGTGTCGATCAGGAAGCCTGCCCGCTGAATCTGGCGCCGACCGCCAGCACCACGGCCGCGCTGGCCCTTGGCGATGCCCTCGCCGTCGCCCTGCTCGACGCGCGCGGCTTTGGTGCCGAAGATTTCGCCCGCTCCCATCCCGGCGGCGCGCTGGGCCGCAAGCTGCTCACCCACGTTGCCGACGTCATGCAAGTCGACGTGCCGACGCTGACCGAGGATGCGCTGGTGCCGGCCGCGCTGGCGGCCATGACGCGAGGCGGCATGGGCATGGCGGTGATACTCGATGCCGCCGGAGGCATCACGGGGATATTCACCGACGGCGACCTGCGGCGCGCCATGGAGCGCCTCGGCGACTTGCGTGCCACCCCGGTGTCCGCAGTCATGACCCGCAATCCCCGCAGCATCGGACCGCGCCGCCTGGCCGTCGAGGCGGTGGAGATGATGGAAGCCAACAAGATCAACCAGCTCGTGGTGAAGGATGACGCCGGCGCGCTGTGTGGTGCATTGAACATGCACGACCTGTTCCGGGCGAAGGTCGTCTGATGGGCAACAACGTAACCGCGGCAGCCGACAAAGCGACCCGCCTTGTCCTGATGGGCTTCGACGTGGACGGCGTGCTGACCGATGGCACGCTCTACTTCAGTTCCCAGGGCGACGAAATCAAGGCTTTCTCCAGCCTCGATGGCCACGGCCTGAAGATGCTGCAGCGTTCCGGAATCGAGGTTGCCGTCATCAGCGGACGCAGTTCCCGCGCGCTCGAACTGCGCGCCAAGAACCTCGGCATCACGGAATTGCACATGGGCGTCGACGACAAGCGCGCGTTGCTGATCCAGCTGGCGGCGAAGCGCGGCATCGAACTCACGCAAGCCGGCTACATGGGCGACGACGTGGTGGACCTGCCGATCCTGCGCGCCTGCGGCTTTTCCGCCGCGGTGGCTGACGCGCACGACGAAGTTCGCGCCCGCGTGGATTACGTTGCCAGCAAAGGCGGCGGTCGAGGCGCCGTGCGCGAGGTCTGCGACCTGATCATCCGCGCCCAGGGCAAGTGGGATGCGGCGATGGCGGAGTACCTCGCATGAAAGATCGCGCCGCCTCGCTGTTTCCGCTGGCCATGCTGGTGCTGCTGGCGGCGCTGACCTTCTGGCTCAACCGGGTCATTCAGGGCGACAATCCGCGTGGCCCGCAACGGCACGATCCCGACTACTGGGTGGAGCGCTTCGAAGTGCGCCGCTTCGACACCGAAGGCAGGCTGCAACACACCGTGGTCGCCGACAACCTGTTGCATTACCCGGACGACGACACGACCATCGTCGCCGCGCCGCATGTCACCTACCATCAAACGCCGCCGACGGAAATATTCGCGCGCATGGCTTACATCGGCAAGGATGGCAAGGAAGTCGATCTGGTCGACAACGTGCGGGTGATTCGCCACGGCGCGGCAGCCGGTTCGCCATCGACCGTGCTTGAAACCAGGACACTGAAGATCTTTCCCGATTCCGAAAAGGGACACACCAACGATCCGGTGGTAATCACCCAGGGGAAAAGCATCATGAATGGTACCGGACTCGACATCGACAACAGATCCGGCATCTCGGTGCTGTACGGCCGCGTTACCGGCACCCTCCATCGCAACCGGACCGAGACACCATGAACCAAATCCTTCGACTCGCTGCCATTGCCGGAATCGCCGGCCTCTTGCTTGCCGCCACCGCGGCAAGAGCCGAAAAGGCCGACCGCGACAAGCCGGTCAATATCGAAGCCGATCGGGTTTCGGTCGATGACGTAAGCAAGGTCCAGACCTTCGAAGGCAACGTGCAGCTGGTCAAGGGCACGCTGATCATCCGCGCCGAGCGGATCGTCGTTACCCAGGACGACGACGGCTATCAGCGCGGCGTGGCGACCGGCACCCCCGGCACGCTGCCGCGCTTCAAGCAGAAGCGCGAGGGCCAGGACGACTATATCGAAGGCGAAGGCGAGCGCATCGTGCATGATGCCAAGGCCGAGAAGACCGAATTCTTCAATCGCGCCTGGGTCAAGAGCGGCCTCGACGAAGTGCGCGGCCAGTTCATTTCCTACGACGCCAGGACCGAGAACTATTTCGTCACCAGCGGCCCCAACGGCACCCGCGCCCAGCCGGGCAGCGGCGAACGGGTCCGCGCCACCATCCAGCCGAAGAACAAGGACGCCGGCACGGCAGCGCCCGCGGCGCCTGCCCGTCCGGCTGCGGCCCCGGCGCCTGCATTGAAGGGCGCCCAGAACATCGCCAACCCCCGTCAGGAGACAGCGCAGTGAATTACGAAAACATCATCGTCGAAACCCGTGGCAAGGTCGGGCTGATCACGCTCAACCGGCCCAAGGCCCTCAACGCCCTCAACGACACATTGATCGACGAGATCGGCGCCGCCTTCGACGGTTTCGAAGCCGACGAAAACGTCGGCTGCATCGTCATCACCGGCTCCGAAAAGGCTTTCGCCGCCGGCGCCGACATCGGCGCCATGGCCGGCTGGAATTTCATGGACGTCTACAAGGCAAACTACATCAGCCGCAACTGGGACCGCATCCCGCGCTGCCGCAAGCCGGTCATCGCCGCGGTCGCCGGCTTCGCCCTGGGCGGCGGCTGCGAGCTGGCGATGATGTGCGACATGATCTACGCCGCCGATACCGCCAAGTTCGGCCAGCCCGAGATCAAGCTCGGCATCCTGCCCGGCGCTGGCGGCACCCAGCGCCTGCCGCGCGCGGTGGGCAAGGCCAAGGCCATGGACATGTGCCTCACGGCCCGCTTCATCGACGCCCAGGAAGCCGAGCGCGCCGGGCTGGTGGCACGCATCATCCCGGCCGACAAGTTGCTCGAAGAAACCCTCGCGGCAGCCGAGACCATCGCCGGATTCTCGCTCCCGGTGGTGATGATGATCAAGGAATCGGTCAATCGCGCCTACGAATCCAGCCTGCAGGAAGGCCTGCTGTTCGAGCGCCGCACTT comes from the Sulfuritalea hydrogenivorans sk43H genome and includes:
- a CDS encoding KdsC family phosphatase, which encodes MGNNVTAAADKATRLVLMGFDVDGVLTDGTLYFSSQGDEIKAFSSLDGHGLKMLQRSGIEVAVISGRSSRALELRAKNLGITELHMGVDDKRALLIQLAAKRGIELTQAGYMGDDVVDLPILRACGFSAAVADAHDEVRARVDYVASKGGGRGAVREVCDLIIRAQGKWDAAMAEYLA
- a CDS encoding enoyl-CoA hydratase; the protein is MNYENIIVETRGKVGLITLNRPKALNALNDTLIDEIGAAFDGFEADENVGCIVITGSEKAFAAGADIGAMAGWNFMDVYKANYISRNWDRIPRCRKPVIAAVAGFALGGGCELAMMCDMIYAADTAKFGQPEIKLGILPGAGGTQRLPRAVGKAKAMDMCLTARFIDAQEAERAGLVARIIPADKLLEETLAAAETIAGFSLPVVMMIKESVNRAYESSLQEGLLFERRTFHSAFALADQKEGMAAFVEKRKPAFRDS
- a CDS encoding KpsF/GutQ family sugar-phosphate isomerase, whose product is MNQAIKPSTASVHDDARVTGMGRQVLEIEAAAVAALARRIGPEFCAAVALILESRGRVVVSGIGKSGHIARKLAATFASTGTPAYFVHAAEAVHGDLGMITRDDVLIAISNSGENDELLTIVPLVKRLGGKLIAITGNETSSLAQEADIHLDARVDQEACPLNLAPTASTTAALALGDALAVALLDARGFGAEDFARSHPGGALGRKLLTHVADVMQVDVPTLTEDALVPAALAAMTRGGMGMAVILDAAGGITGIFTDGDLRRAMERLGDLRATPVSAVMTRNPRSIGPRRLAVEAVEMMEANKINQLVVKDDAGALCGALNMHDLFRAKVV
- the lptC gene encoding LPS export ABC transporter periplasmic protein LptC; the protein is MKDRAASLFPLAMLVLLAALTFWLNRVIQGDNPRGPQRHDPDYWVERFEVRRFDTEGRLQHTVVADNLLHYPDDDTTIVAAPHVTYHQTPPTEIFARMAYIGKDGKEVDLVDNVRVIRHGAAAGSPSTVLETRTLKIFPDSEKGHTNDPVVITQGKSIMNGTGLDIDNRSGISVLYGRVTGTLHRNRTETP
- the lptA gene encoding lipopolysaccharide transport periplasmic protein LptA, whose protein sequence is MNQILRLAAIAGIAGLLLAATAARAEKADRDKPVNIEADRVSVDDVSKVQTFEGNVQLVKGTLIIRAERIVVTQDDDGYQRGVATGTPGTLPRFKQKREGQDDYIEGEGERIVHDAKAEKTEFFNRAWVKSGLDEVRGQFISYDARTENYFVTSGPNGTRAQPGSGERVRATIQPKNKDAGTAAPAAPARPAAAPAPALKGAQNIANPRQETAQ